From a region of the Myxococcus stipitatus genome:
- a CDS encoding NAD-dependent protein deacetylase, with protein MTHLSSQPAPDAPPGVDALAALLRGRRAVVLTGAGCSTESGIPDYRGPGTRARARNPIQHREFLQRPEIRARYWARSLLGWPRFAAARPNAAHHALAALERDGRVLGLITQNVDRLHHAAGSNQVIELHGALARVRCLDCGGLEGRDALQQRLLALNPGFAHEVLELRPDGDAELTSEQLSSFQVPACLDCQGTLKPDVVFFGDNVPVPTVARAFSLLEEADALLVVGSSLAIFSGYRFLVRASERHMPIGILNIGECRGVELADVCVEAKAGEVLPALVSALAGG; from the coding sequence ATGACCCACCTGTCGTCGCAGCCCGCTCCAGACGCTCCTCCGGGAGTCGATGCCCTCGCCGCGCTCCTGCGGGGGCGCCGCGCCGTCGTGCTCACCGGCGCGGGCTGCAGCACCGAGTCTGGGATTCCGGATTACCGAGGGCCGGGCACGCGGGCCCGCGCGCGCAATCCCATCCAGCATCGCGAGTTCCTCCAGCGGCCGGAGATTCGCGCGCGCTACTGGGCGCGCAGCCTGCTCGGCTGGCCGCGCTTCGCCGCCGCCCGGCCCAACGCCGCCCACCACGCGCTGGCGGCGCTGGAGCGCGACGGGCGGGTGCTCGGGCTCATCACCCAGAACGTGGACCGGCTGCACCACGCCGCGGGCAGCAACCAGGTCATCGAGCTGCATGGCGCCCTGGCGCGCGTGCGCTGCCTGGACTGCGGTGGCCTGGAGGGCCGCGACGCGCTCCAGCAGCGCCTGCTCGCGCTCAACCCGGGGTTCGCCCACGAGGTGTTGGAGCTGCGGCCGGACGGCGACGCGGAGCTGACGTCCGAACAGCTGTCGTCCTTCCAGGTCCCCGCGTGCCTCGACTGCCAGGGGACGCTGAAGCCGGACGTGGTGTTCTTCGGCGACAACGTCCCTGTGCCCACGGTGGCGAGGGCGTTCTCGCTGCTGGAGGAGGCGGACGCGCTGCTCGTCGTGGGCTCGTCGCTGGCCATCTTCTCCGGTTATCGCTTCCTGGTCCGCGCGTCGGAGCGGCACATGCCCATTGGCATCCTCAACATCGGCGAGTGCCGGGGCGTGGAGCTGGCGGACGTGTGCGTGGAGGCGAAGGCGGGCGAGGTGCTGCCCGCGCTCGTCTCGGCGCTCGCGGGGGGCTGA
- a CDS encoding LysR family transcriptional regulator yields the protein MARPDINRFGEMEVFVRAVKRGGFSAAARELGLTPSAVSKLVARLEKRLGARLVNRSTRALQLTPEGCTFYERSVRLLAQLDEAERGVSPSDAPVGRLRVNTNAAFGRCFLIPHLPAFTARYPGISVDLILTDQIIDLIDDRTDVAIRAGPMKSSQLVTRKLGETRMVVVGAPAYLERHGTPRTPADLMGHQRLGFSYTRVMEGWPLRENGVTLPVEPTGNLRASDGEALRLIVLAGGGLARLAHFQVAEDLAEGRLLPVLEDFNPGDTEAIHAVFVGQGGQVPARVRVFLDHLAATVRLP from the coding sequence ATGGCCAGACCAGACATCAACCGCTTCGGAGAGATGGAGGTGTTCGTCCGGGCGGTGAAGCGGGGCGGCTTCTCCGCTGCGGCCCGCGAGTTGGGGCTGACGCCTTCCGCGGTCAGCAAGCTGGTGGCGCGCCTCGAGAAGCGGCTGGGAGCCCGGCTGGTCAACCGCTCCACCCGCGCGCTCCAGCTCACCCCGGAGGGCTGCACCTTCTATGAGCGCAGCGTGCGCCTGCTCGCGCAGCTCGACGAGGCCGAGCGCGGCGTCTCCCCCAGCGACGCGCCCGTGGGGCGGCTGCGGGTGAACACCAACGCGGCCTTCGGCCGGTGCTTCCTCATCCCCCACCTGCCGGCCTTCACCGCGCGCTACCCGGGGATTTCGGTCGACCTCATCCTGACGGACCAGATCATCGACCTCATCGACGACCGCACCGACGTCGCCATCCGCGCGGGCCCCATGAAGAGCTCACAGCTGGTGACGCGCAAGCTGGGCGAGACGCGGATGGTCGTCGTCGGCGCGCCCGCGTACCTGGAGCGCCACGGCACGCCGCGCACCCCGGCCGACCTGATGGGCCATCAGCGCCTGGGCTTCAGCTACACGCGCGTCATGGAGGGCTGGCCGCTGCGGGAGAACGGCGTGACGCTGCCGGTGGAGCCCACGGGAAACCTCCGGGCGAGCGACGGCGAGGCCCTGCGCCTCATCGTGCTCGCGGGAGGCGGCCTCGCCAGGCTGGCGCACTTCCAGGTGGCGGAGGACCTCGCGGAGGGACGACTCCTCCCCGTCCTCGAGGACTTCAACCCGGGAGACACCGAGGCCATCCACGCCGTGTTCGTGGGCCAGGGGGGCCAGGTCCCCGCGCGCGTGCGCGTGTTCCTCGACCACCTCGCGGCCACGGTGCGCCTGCCCTGA
- a CDS encoding MFS transporter: protein MPLALFALTAGAFGIGVTEFVIMGLLMEVGTDLGVSISTAGLLISGYALGVVAGAPVLTVLTGRWPRKRVLLVLMVIFTLGNIGCAEAPTYGALMAARVLTALSHGTFFGVGSVVATGLVPVDRRASAIAIMFTGLTVANILGVPLGTWLGQGLGWRATFWAVALIGLVAVLVIGLFVPRDAGAVEASDWRDDVRALSRRPVLLGLLTTVLGFAGVFAVFTYVAPLLTRLSGFSAAAVSPILLVFGGGLVVGNLVGGKLADWRLVPTILGSLGVLALVLGGMTFAVHDRVGAVVSIGLLGAAGFATVPPLQMWVLEKAAGAGQSLASSLNIGAFNLGNALGAWLGGEVIARGPGLAAVPWVAALVPAVAILVVLVALRLEAGTRGAASVGISSLRKGAS from the coding sequence ATGCCGCTGGCCTTGTTCGCATTGACTGCGGGCGCCTTCGGAATCGGCGTCACGGAGTTCGTCATCATGGGGTTGTTGATGGAGGTGGGCACCGACCTGGGCGTGTCCATCTCCACGGCGGGCCTGCTCATCTCGGGTTACGCGCTGGGCGTCGTCGCGGGAGCACCCGTGCTGACGGTGCTGACGGGGCGCTGGCCCCGCAAGCGGGTGCTGCTGGTGTTGATGGTCATCTTCACGCTGGGAAACATCGGCTGCGCGGAGGCGCCCACCTACGGGGCGTTGATGGCGGCGCGCGTGCTGACGGCGCTGTCGCACGGGACGTTCTTCGGCGTGGGCTCGGTGGTGGCCACGGGGCTGGTGCCCGTCGACCGGCGGGCCTCGGCCATCGCCATCATGTTCACCGGACTGACGGTGGCCAACATCCTCGGGGTGCCGCTGGGGACGTGGCTGGGCCAGGGCCTGGGCTGGCGCGCGACGTTCTGGGCGGTGGCTCTCATCGGCCTGGTGGCGGTGCTGGTGATTGGCCTGTTCGTGCCCCGCGACGCGGGCGCGGTGGAGGCGAGCGACTGGCGAGACGACGTGCGCGCCCTGTCGCGGCGCCCGGTGTTGCTGGGGCTGCTGACGACGGTGCTGGGCTTCGCGGGCGTGTTCGCCGTCTTCACGTACGTGGCGCCCCTGCTGACGCGGCTGAGCGGCTTCTCCGCCGCGGCGGTGTCTCCCATCCTGCTCGTCTTCGGCGGCGGGCTGGTGGTGGGCAACCTCGTGGGGGGCAAGCTGGCGGACTGGAGGCTGGTGCCCACCATCCTCGGCTCGCTGGGCGTGTTGGCGCTGGTGCTGGGCGGGATGACGTTCGCCGTCCATGACCGCGTGGGGGCGGTGGTGTCCATCGGCCTGCTGGGCGCGGCGGGCTTCGCGACGGTGCCGCCGCTCCAGATGTGGGTCCTGGAGAAGGCGGCGGGCGCGGGACAGAGCCTCGCGTCGAGCCTCAACATCGGGGCCTTCAATCTCGGCAATGCGCTGGGGGCCTGGCTCGGGGGCGAGGTCATCGCCCGGGGACCGGGGCTGGCGGCGGTCCCCTGGGTGGCGGCGCTGGTGCCCGCGGTCGCCATCCTCGTGGTGCTCGTCGCGCTGCGGCTGGAGGCGGGGACGCGGGGGGCGGCGTCGGTCGGAATCTCTTCGTTGCGAAAGGGGGCGTCATGA
- a CDS encoding SDR family oxidoreductase, protein MSGVRKVALVVGAQGVIGRNLVAHLEGLGDWEVIGLSRRGGPSSARVRHVEVDLLDAEDCRRKLAELGRVTHVFYAAYQDRPSWAELVAPNVAMLVNVVDAIEPVATGLAHVSLMQGYKVYGAHLGPFKTPARETDPDHMPPEFNVDQQRFLEQRQRGKAWTWSALRPSVVCGFGLGNPMNLAMVIAVYASISKELGLPLRFPGKPGAYDALLEMTDAGLLARATVWAATDPRCANQAFNINNGDLFRWSELWPKIARYFGLEVAPPLPMSLDVVMADKEPLWKEMTRRHGLAGHTYQEVSSWRFGDFVFSWNYDMFADGSKARRFGFHEFVDTEAMFLGIFDDLRRRGVIP, encoded by the coding sequence ATGAGTGGCGTGCGGAAGGTCGCGCTCGTGGTGGGCGCGCAGGGTGTCATTGGTCGCAACCTCGTGGCGCATCTGGAGGGGCTGGGGGATTGGGAGGTCATCGGCCTGTCGCGCCGGGGCGGGCCGTCGTCGGCGCGCGTGCGGCACGTGGAGGTGGACCTGCTCGACGCGGAGGACTGCCGGCGGAAGCTGGCGGAGCTGGGGCGGGTGACGCACGTGTTCTACGCGGCGTATCAGGACCGTCCGAGCTGGGCGGAGCTGGTCGCGCCCAACGTCGCGATGTTGGTCAACGTGGTGGACGCCATCGAGCCGGTGGCGACGGGGCTTGCGCACGTCAGCCTGATGCAGGGTTACAAGGTCTACGGGGCGCACCTGGGCCCGTTCAAGACGCCGGCGCGGGAGACGGACCCGGACCACATGCCTCCGGAGTTCAACGTGGACCAGCAGCGCTTCCTCGAGCAGCGGCAGCGGGGCAAGGCGTGGACCTGGTCGGCGCTGCGGCCCTCGGTGGTGTGTGGCTTCGGGCTCGGCAATCCGATGAACCTGGCGATGGTCATCGCCGTCTACGCGTCCATCTCCAAGGAGCTGGGCTTGCCGCTGCGCTTCCCGGGCAAGCCGGGGGCGTATGACGCGCTGCTGGAGATGACCGACGCGGGCTTGCTGGCCAGGGCCACGGTGTGGGCGGCCACGGACCCGCGCTGCGCGAACCAGGCGTTCAACATCAACAACGGGGACCTGTTCCGCTGGAGCGAGCTGTGGCCGAAGATTGCGCGGTACTTCGGATTGGAGGTCGCGCCTCCGCTGCCCATGTCCCTGGACGTGGTGATGGCGGACAAGGAGCCGCTCTGGAAGGAGATGACGCGGCGGCACGGGCTCGCGGGCCACACGTACCAGGAGGTCTCTTCGTGGCGCTTCGGGGACTTCGTCTTCTCGTGGAACTACGACATGTTCGCGGACGGCTCGAAGGCGCGCCGGTTCGGCTTCCACGAGTTCGTCGACACGGAGGCGATGTTCCTCGGCATCTTCGATGACCTGCGCCGGCGCGGGGTCATCCCCTGA
- a CDS encoding HD domain-containing protein, with product MDANQNAGDGLRQVIGFILELDKLKGVTRKTRPLGLTRYENSAEHSWQIALLAASLAHLAPAPVDVDRVIRMLLVHDIGEIDTGDTLVYVEGGWKERKAAELAAVTRIFGMLPDAQGAAYLALWQEFERGESPEARFANAVDRAMPVLLNLANEGQSWRENGISHARVVGRIAAPILEGCPALWAYLEAKLEEARQKGWFGA from the coding sequence GTGGATGCGAACCAGAATGCAGGCGACGGGCTGCGGCAGGTCATCGGCTTCATCCTGGAGCTGGACAAGCTCAAGGGTGTCACGCGCAAGACCCGGCCGTTGGGACTCACGCGCTACGAGAACTCCGCCGAGCACAGCTGGCAGATCGCCTTGCTCGCCGCCTCGCTGGCGCACCTCGCCCCGGCTCCCGTCGACGTCGACCGCGTCATCCGCATGCTGCTGGTGCATGACATCGGTGAGATCGACACCGGCGACACGCTGGTCTACGTCGAGGGCGGTTGGAAGGAGCGCAAGGCCGCCGAGCTCGCCGCCGTGACGCGCATCTTCGGCATGCTGCCCGACGCGCAGGGCGCGGCCTACCTCGCGCTGTGGCAGGAGTTCGAGCGCGGCGAGTCCCCCGAGGCCCGCTTCGCCAACGCCGTGGACCGCGCCATGCCCGTCCTCCTCAACCTCGCCAACGAGGGCCAGAGCTGGCGGGAGAACGGCATCAGCCACGCCCGCGTGGTGGGGCGCATCGCCGCCCCCATCCTGGAGGGCTGCCCCGCCCTGTGGGCCTACCTCGAGGCCAAGCTCGAGGAGGCCCGACAGAAGGGCTGGTTCGGGGCCTGA
- a CDS encoding aminotransferase class III-fold pyridoxal phosphate-dependent enzyme: MVDDITALTARHTYGTWRAQRGWSPLHVTRAEGCSFWDATGKRYLDLSSQLVCTNLGHQNPAVIEAIRQQAAKLAFIGPAHTCEVRARAVEKLLEVMPPGLDKFFFTTSGTDANEAALKIARLYTGRHKVIARYSSYHGSTSGSVAATGDLRRWMVEPASTGPGVVFGPEVNCYRCPLGRTRESCGVACADYLAYMMDHEQNVAAVIIEPIVGSNGVLIPPADYLPRLAEHCRKRGVLLIADEVMSGWGRTGKWFSVEHWGVVPDILTTAKGITNAAAPLGVVATSRAIADHFDDHFFAHGHTYEAHPLTLAPAIAAIDEYRRLDLLNRARTMGEVLGARLRALADKHPSIGDVRGMGLFWALDLVRNRGTREPFNVPRDKLERRPLVADAVSAECMKRGVSVMSWVSHLLVAPPLIITEAELDEGVAALDAALEVADRQVAAD, from the coding sequence ATGGTCGACGACATCACCGCGCTGACGGCGCGACACACCTATGGCACCTGGCGGGCTCAGCGAGGCTGGAGCCCCCTCCACGTCACGCGAGCGGAGGGGTGCTCCTTCTGGGACGCCACGGGCAAGCGCTACCTGGACCTGTCCTCGCAGCTGGTCTGCACCAACCTGGGGCACCAGAACCCGGCGGTCATCGAGGCCATCCGCCAGCAGGCGGCGAAGCTGGCGTTCATCGGACCGGCGCACACCTGCGAGGTGCGCGCGCGTGCGGTGGAGAAGCTCCTGGAGGTCATGCCTCCGGGGCTGGACAAGTTCTTCTTCACCACCTCCGGCACGGACGCCAACGAGGCGGCGCTGAAGATTGCCCGGCTCTACACCGGCAGGCACAAGGTCATCGCGCGCTACTCCTCGTACCATGGCTCCACCTCGGGTTCGGTGGCGGCCACGGGGGACCTGCGCCGCTGGATGGTGGAGCCCGCGAGCACGGGCCCCGGGGTCGTCTTCGGGCCGGAGGTGAACTGCTACCGTTGCCCGCTGGGACGGACGCGGGAGTCGTGTGGCGTCGCCTGCGCGGACTACCTGGCGTACATGATGGACCACGAGCAGAACGTGGCCGCCGTCATCATCGAGCCCATCGTCGGCTCCAACGGCGTGCTCATCCCTCCGGCCGACTACCTGCCCCGGCTGGCGGAGCACTGCCGCAAGCGCGGGGTGCTGCTCATCGCGGACGAGGTGATGAGCGGCTGGGGCCGCACGGGCAAGTGGTTCTCGGTGGAGCACTGGGGCGTGGTGCCGGACATCCTCACGACGGCCAAGGGCATCACCAACGCGGCGGCGCCGCTCGGGGTGGTGGCCACGTCCCGGGCCATCGCCGACCACTTCGACGACCACTTCTTCGCGCATGGGCACACGTACGAGGCCCACCCGCTCACGCTGGCGCCGGCCATCGCCGCCATCGACGAGTACCGGCGGTTGGACCTGCTGAACCGTGCCCGGACGATGGGCGAGGTCCTCGGGGCCCGGCTGAGGGCGCTCGCGGACAAGCACCCGAGCATCGGCGACGTGCGGGGCATGGGCCTGTTCTGGGCGCTGGACCTGGTGAGGAATCGGGGGACGCGGGAGCCCTTCAACGTGCCTCGGGACAAGCTGGAGCGTCGTCCGCTGGTGGCCGACGCGGTGTCCGCCGAGTGCATGAAGCGGGGCGTGTCGGTGATGAGCTGGGTCAGCCACCTGCTGGTGGCGCCGCCGCTCATCATCACCGAGGCGGAGCTCGACGAAGGCGTCGCGGCGCTCGACGCGGCGCTGGAGGTCGCGGACCGGCAGGTGGCGGCGGACTGA
- a CDS encoding VOC family protein, protein MSTAYFHLAFPVSDLASARAFYGGVIGCPEGRSTDHYVDFDFYGHQIVAHLAPERPPTSDSEFDGSLVIIPHFGLNLAWDDFHDLLRRLKAGGARFLKEPHVRLEGKVGEHASMFITDFSGNALEFKAFRNADQVFAKELSEAPAASRS, encoded by the coding sequence ATGTCCACCGCCTACTTCCACCTGGCGTTCCCCGTCTCCGACCTCGCCTCGGCTCGCGCCTTCTACGGAGGCGTCATCGGCTGCCCCGAGGGCCGCAGCACGGACCACTACGTCGACTTCGACTTCTACGGCCATCAAATCGTCGCGCACCTGGCGCCCGAGCGCCCGCCCACCAGCGATTCCGAGTTCGACGGGAGCCTGGTCATCATCCCCCACTTCGGCCTGAACCTCGCCTGGGACGACTTCCACGACCTGCTGCGCAGGCTCAAGGCGGGAGGGGCGCGCTTCCTGAAGGAGCCCCACGTCCGGCTCGAGGGGAAGGTCGGTGAGCATGCCTCCATGTTCATCACCGACTTCTCCGGCAACGCGCTGGAGTTCAAGGCGTTCCGGAACGCCGACCAGGTCTTCGCCAAGGAGCTGAGCGAAGCCCCCGCCGCGTCACGGTCCTGA
- a CDS encoding iron-containing redox enzyme family protein, with protein sequence MQSLKDEFWRMADTTRTQTEYLADEKLRSLQSAPLDVLKRVFVQYRYFTIYYISDLALLVHRLPFGKLRSLLADFLNDELGNGRHEHAHQQVYDDFLVSIGLCPSELDAHANPANLQLLGEIRDLVQQRSAWYAVGLRGMGGECLCQVYLAAMHAHFTQNPAIQALAAGLDWKFWEIHTGEVDIAHRELLRAALMEAVDQQPEVLEDLVGGYRKSKDVFDTFWENIYRDAGIGQLAA encoded by the coding sequence ATGCAGTCATTGAAGGATGAGTTCTGGCGGATGGCGGATACGACTCGGACGCAGACCGAATACCTGGCGGACGAGAAGCTGCGCTCCCTCCAGAGCGCGCCCCTCGACGTGCTCAAGCGCGTCTTCGTCCAGTATCGATACTTCACCATCTATTACATCAGCGACCTGGCGCTCCTCGTCCACCGTCTGCCCTTCGGCAAGCTGCGCAGCCTGCTGGCCGACTTCCTGAACGACGAGCTCGGCAACGGCAGACACGAGCACGCGCACCAGCAGGTCTATGACGACTTCCTGGTGAGCATCGGGCTGTGCCCCAGCGAACTGGACGCCCACGCCAACCCGGCCAACCTCCAGCTGCTGGGCGAGATTCGAGACCTCGTCCAGCAGCGCTCCGCCTGGTACGCCGTCGGGCTTCGAGGCATGGGGGGCGAGTGCCTGTGTCAGGTCTATCTGGCGGCGATGCATGCCCACTTCACCCAGAACCCGGCCATCCAGGCGCTCGCGGCGGGGCTGGATTGGAAGTTCTGGGAGATCCACACGGGGGAGGTCGACATCGCGCACCGGGAGCTGTTGCGCGCGGCGCTCATGGAGGCGGTGGACCAGCAACCCGAGGTGCTCGAGGACCTGGTGGGCGGTTACCGCAAGAGCAAGGACGTCTTCGACACGTTCTGGGAGAACATCTACCGGGACGCGGGTATCGGCCAGCTCGCCGCCTAG
- the cysI gene encoding assimilatory sulfite reductase (NADPH) hemoprotein subunit, protein MSTQPKPLTEVEHIKAQSRLLRGTLAESLADPVTGALSGTDTSLIKFHGSYQQDDRDLREERRQQKLEPDYSFMLRTRLPGGVCTPAQWLVLDELARTHANGTLRITTRQAFQLHGILKGDLKPTIARINATLIDTLAACGDVNRNVLCNPNPVDSRVHETVHAWAVRLSEHLLPKTRAYHELWLDEEKVGGGEEEPLYGPTYLPRKFKVAVAVPPENDVDLFAQDLGFVAIIEEGALVGFDVAVGGGMGATHGDANTFPRLADVIGFVPPERMLAVAEEVLKLHRDHGDRTNRKRARLKYVLEDRGVAWFTQELERRLGFSLEPARPFTFEHNGDRFGWKQGHDGRWNLTLHLDSGRVSDRPGASHLTALREIARIHSGDFRLTPNQNLVIAGVPAESRDAIDTLVRAHGLESFRTASPLRRNALACVALPTCGLAMAEAERYLPSFVERLESRLAAHGLQEANILLRITGCPNGCARPYLAEIALVGKAPGRYNLHLGGDARGQRLNRLYRENIDETAILAALDPLLAAYATERHPGEGFGDYVIRAGHVSVSPTQTPRVA, encoded by the coding sequence ATGAGCACCCAACCCAAGCCCCTCACCGAGGTGGAGCACATCAAGGCCCAGAGCCGGCTGCTGCGAGGCACGCTGGCGGAGAGCCTGGCGGACCCCGTGACGGGGGCCCTGTCCGGCACGGACACCAGCCTCATCAAGTTCCACGGCAGCTACCAGCAGGACGACCGCGACCTGCGCGAGGAGCGGCGCCAGCAGAAGCTGGAGCCGGACTACAGCTTCATGCTCCGCACCCGCCTGCCCGGCGGCGTCTGCACTCCCGCCCAGTGGCTCGTCCTGGACGAGCTCGCGCGGACCCACGCCAACGGCACGCTGCGCATCACCACGCGGCAGGCCTTCCAGCTCCACGGCATCCTCAAGGGCGACCTCAAGCCGACCATTGCCCGCATCAACGCCACCCTCATCGACACGCTGGCCGCGTGCGGTGACGTCAACCGCAACGTGCTGTGCAATCCCAACCCGGTGGACTCACGCGTGCACGAAACCGTCCACGCGTGGGCCGTGCGCCTGTCCGAACACCTGCTGCCCAAGACGCGCGCCTACCACGAGCTGTGGCTGGACGAGGAGAAGGTCGGCGGCGGCGAGGAGGAGCCGCTCTATGGCCCCACCTACCTGCCACGGAAGTTCAAGGTCGCCGTGGCCGTCCCTCCCGAGAACGACGTGGACCTGTTCGCCCAGGACCTGGGCTTCGTCGCCATCATCGAGGAGGGGGCCCTGGTCGGCTTCGACGTCGCGGTGGGCGGCGGCATGGGCGCGACCCACGGCGACGCCAACACCTTCCCCCGGCTGGCCGACGTCATCGGCTTCGTGCCCCCGGAGCGGATGCTCGCCGTGGCCGAAGAAGTCTTGAAGCTCCACCGGGACCACGGGGACCGGACGAACCGCAAGCGCGCGCGGCTGAAGTACGTCCTGGAAGACCGGGGGGTGGCCTGGTTCACCCAGGAGCTGGAGCGGCGGCTCGGCTTCTCCCTGGAGCCCGCGCGCCCCTTCACCTTCGAACACAACGGGGACCGCTTCGGCTGGAAGCAGGGGCACGACGGACGATGGAACCTGACGCTCCACCTCGACAGCGGCCGGGTGTCCGACCGACCCGGTGCGTCCCACCTCACGGCGCTGCGGGAGATCGCTCGCATCCACTCGGGCGACTTCCGGCTGACGCCCAACCAGAACCTCGTCATCGCGGGAGTCCCCGCCGAGTCCCGCGACGCCATCGACACGCTGGTGCGAGCCCATGGCCTGGAGAGCTTCCGCACCGCCAGCCCCCTGCGACGCAACGCCCTGGCCTGCGTGGCGCTGCCCACCTGTGGGCTCGCCATGGCCGAGGCCGAGCGCTACCTGCCCTCCTTCGTGGAACGCCTGGAGTCGCGTCTGGCGGCCCATGGCCTCCAGGAGGCCAACATCCTGCTGCGCATCACCGGCTGCCCCAATGGCTGCGCCCGTCCGTACCTCGCGGAGATCGCCCTCGTGGGCAAGGCCCCGGGTCGATACAACCTTCACCTCGGAGGTGACGCGCGAGGCCAACGTCTCAACCGCCTCTATCGCGAGAACATCGATGAGACGGCCATCCTCGCGGCGCTCGACCCGCTCCTCGCGGCCTATGCCACCGAGCGACATCCCGGAGAAGGATTCGGTGATTATGTAATTCGAGCCGGTCACGTCTCCGTTTCGCCTACACAGACACCTCGCGTCGCGTGA
- a CDS encoding assimilatory sulfite reductase (NADPH) flavoprotein subunit has product MNTVATGGAAPAFVTALLGEDRSAQLLKLLAGLDAASLHWVSGYAAGLAARTGVAATHAPTPPPTVVAPTPGATLTILYGTQTGNSRLLAERLERQVASAGLSVRRVRASDYSVKELVRETLLAVVISTQGDGEPPDDARGFCEHLLGKRAPRLEGLRYTVLGLGDSSYPKFCEVGRVLDARLAELGATRLLERADCDLDFEPVAAGWLDQTLAKTREALERQTSPVATVVPLRAGSSAAPTASKEAPFTAAVLVNQRITGRGALKDVRHVEVSLEGSGLEYAPGDALGVWAPNPPELVDAVLSLQGLSGDEAVTRDGKTLPLSRWLSDALELTRLSRPFLERHATLAASPALQALLAPGAAEGLRALLKSHQVIDVLREHPARWDARELVLALRKQTPRLYSIASSPKRVGAEAHLTVAVVDYEAFGSRHLGAASHHLATRVAETDTVRVFVERNERFRLPEDSDRDVLMIGPGTGVAPFRGFVQERAETGARGRNWLFFGEQHFRSQFLYQAEWQEALKKKSLHRLSLAFSRDGAQKVYVQHRLREAGRDVYAWLEGGASLYVCGDAQRMAPDVHEALVDIVTTHGGLGREAAEDWLKGLRDQHRYLRDVY; this is encoded by the coding sequence ATGAACACGGTGGCGACCGGAGGCGCCGCGCCGGCGTTCGTGACGGCGCTGCTCGGAGAGGACCGGAGCGCGCAGCTCCTGAAGCTGCTCGCGGGGCTCGACGCCGCGTCCCTGCACTGGGTGAGCGGCTACGCCGCGGGACTCGCCGCGAGGACGGGTGTGGCCGCGACGCACGCGCCCACGCCGCCTCCCACGGTGGTGGCCCCCACGCCTGGCGCGACCCTCACCATCCTCTACGGCACGCAGACGGGAAACAGCCGGCTGCTGGCCGAGCGGCTCGAGCGACAGGTCGCGAGCGCGGGGCTGTCCGTGCGACGGGTCCGGGCCAGCGACTACTCCGTGAAGGAGCTGGTCCGGGAGACGCTGCTCGCCGTGGTCATCAGCACCCAGGGAGACGGAGAGCCCCCCGACGACGCCCGGGGATTCTGCGAGCACCTGCTGGGCAAGCGCGCGCCCCGCCTGGAGGGGCTGCGCTACACGGTCCTGGGCCTGGGTGACTCGAGCTATCCGAAGTTCTGCGAGGTGGGCCGCGTGCTCGACGCGCGGCTGGCGGAGCTGGGCGCGACGCGGCTGCTGGAGCGGGCCGACTGCGACCTGGACTTCGAGCCCGTCGCCGCCGGGTGGTTGGACCAGACGCTCGCGAAGACGCGCGAGGCGCTGGAGCGGCAGACGTCCCCCGTCGCCACCGTCGTCCCGCTGCGCGCCGGCTCCAGCGCGGCGCCCACCGCGAGCAAGGAGGCGCCCTTCACCGCCGCGGTGCTGGTCAACCAGCGCATCACGGGCAGGGGTGCCCTCAAGGACGTCCGCCACGTGGAGGTGTCCCTCGAGGGTTCGGGGCTGGAGTACGCACCGGGCGACGCGCTGGGCGTCTGGGCCCCCAACCCACCGGAGCTGGTGGACGCGGTCCTCTCGCTCCAGGGATTGAGCGGCGACGAGGCGGTGACGCGCGATGGGAAGACGCTGCCCCTGTCCCGCTGGCTCTCCGACGCGCTGGAGCTGACGCGACTGAGCAGACCCTTCCTGGAGCGGCACGCCACGCTCGCGGCGAGCCCCGCGCTCCAGGCCCTGCTCGCTCCGGGCGCGGCGGAGGGCCTCCGCGCGCTGCTGAAGAGCCATCAGGTCATCGACGTGCTGAGAGAGCACCCGGCCCGCTGGGACGCCCGGGAGCTCGTGCTGGCCCTGCGCAAGCAGACACCCCGGCTGTATTCGATTGCCTCCAGCCCGAAGCGCGTGGGGGCGGAGGCGCACCTCACCGTGGCGGTGGTGGACTACGAGGCCTTCGGCTCACGCCATCTCGGCGCGGCCTCCCACCACCTGGCCACGCGCGTGGCGGAGACGGACACCGTGCGCGTCTTCGTCGAGCGCAACGAGCGCTTCCGCCTGCCGGAGGACTCGGACCGCGACGTGCTGATGATTGGCCCGGGAACGGGCGTGGCGCCCTTCCGGGGCTTCGTCCAGGAGCGCGCGGAGACCGGCGCGCGGGGACGCAACTGGCTCTTCTTCGGCGAGCAGCACTTCCGCAGTCAGTTCCTCTACCAGGCGGAGTGGCAGGAGGCGCTCAAGAAGAAGTCGCTGCACCGCCTCTCCCTGGCCTTCTCGCGGGACGGAGCCCAGAAGGTCTACGTCCAGCACCGGCTGCGCGAGGCCGGCCGCGACGTGTACGCGTGGCTGGAGGGCGGCGCGTCCCTCTACGTCTGCGGCGACGCCCAGCGCATGGCCCCCGACGTCCACGAGGCCCTGGTGGACATCGTCACCACGCACGGCGGCCTGGGCCGCGAGGCGGCCGAGGACTGGCTCAAGGGCCTGCGCGACCAGCACCGCTACCTGCGCGACGTCTACTGA